A window from Actinomycetes bacterium encodes these proteins:
- a CDS encoding GNAT family N-acetyltransferase yields the protein MVFVTPAEPGNIDGIAALLEEMDRSYGATEVEPLELRVGQINDAIFSNPPAAYALLAWDGAQLVGLAAYSFLWPAIGLTRSLYLKELYVAQEYRRKGVGKLLMEGIFEVAAKYECSRVEWTTDDDNANAQRFYDNLGVRKYPSKVFYRVEGQGLLQAGQVYRTPVPH from the coding sequence TGCTGCTCTTCTTGAGGAGATGGATCGCTCCTATGGCGCGACGGAAGTAGAGCCACTCGAACTTCGAGTAGGTCAGATCAACGACGCGATCTTTAGCAATCCACCTGCTGCGTATGCCCTGCTGGCATGGGATGGTGCACAGCTCGTAGGTCTCGCCGCGTATTCGTTCCTGTGGCCCGCCATCGGTCTTACACGGTCGCTCTACCTGAAGGAACTCTACGTTGCCCAGGAGTATCGCCGTAAGGGCGTTGGCAAGCTCCTGATGGAGGGCATATTCGAGGTCGCCGCGAAGTACGAATGCAGCCGCGTCGAGTGGACGACCGACGACGACAACGCCAACGCTCAGCGCTTCTATGACAACCTCGGGGTTCGCAAGTATCCGTCCAAGGTGTTCTACCGAGTGGAAGGTCAGGGCCTTCTTCAGGCCGGTCAGGTCTACAGGACGCCGGTGCCACACTAG
- a CDS encoding CRISPR-associated endoribonuclease Cas6: MDPPRFITGQAEWHTATPVIVKGDHPDRFLLPDDPGWLEGLRGNLQRKAATLGLDDAVEVEPLWAGARRLFRVDGSARIGAPVTVRVLAASETLAAIWSWGLGQANSAGFGWIE, from the coding sequence GTGGACCCGCCGCGGTTCATCACCGGACAAGCCGAGTGGCACACGGCGACGCCGGTCATCGTGAAAGGCGACCATCCCGACCGTTTCCTGCTCCCGGACGACCCTGGGTGGCTGGAAGGGCTGCGCGGGAACCTCCAGCGCAAGGCGGCGACCCTCGGGCTGGACGACGCGGTGGAGGTGGAGCCCCTGTGGGCAGGGGCCCGGCGGCTGTTCCGGGTGGACGGATCCGCCCGGATCGGCGCCCCGGTCACGGTGCGGGTCCTGGCCGCATCGGAGACGCTCGCGGCGATCTGGTCGTGGGGCCTCGGACAGGCGAACTCGGCCGGGTTCGGGTGGATCGAATGA